GATTTATAACGTTGGGGCCGGCTTCAAGGGAACCTGTCACCCATTTCAAGCAACCAAAGGTTCGTTGTTTGACTTCTCGGTAGGATGTTTGTACATGGAAAGGTGGGACGATTTGAACAACTTTTTCAACAATACAGGGTACGTTAtctttcttttgtgttttttcttactttctaTTTACCGCTCCTGTACtagatatatatttgtttttaacgTAACAGGGCGATTGTGACTTTTGGCTTAAACGCTCTCTTGGGTAAGTACAAGACGCAAGGAATTCAATGGGAAGGAAATTGGAACTATAGCAATGCCGAAGCTCTTATTCAATACACGATAGagaataattatcaaataaattcatgGGAGTTTGGTAAGTTAAATCATTCAATAACTCTTGGTTGAGTTAACGACTTTAGTTCCTGCTCACTGGTGCGTATGCCACTACACAGGCAATGAACTGGCTGGACTTAATAGCATTGGTGCCAGTGTTACTGCTGCACAATATGCAAAAGACGTTATTAAGCTTCGAGAAATCATAGATCGTTTGTACAATAACTCCCGACAAAAACCTATGATTGTAGCACCTGGTGCATTCTTTGATGAGAAATGGTACGGGGAATTTCTTAGAAAAACTGGACCAGGAGTTGTCGACGTTCTCACTCATCATATATATAACATGGGTGCAGGTTTGGCTGCGATACTTACTACCATCCTCGTtatgtattttatatataaattcttACTACGAGTATTGAGagtcaattttttgtttgtaggtGATGACCCCAAATTGGTTTATAGGTTCGTTAATTCAACGTATCTTTCTCAAGTATCGAACACATTTGAACATCTTGAGAACGTGATTCAAAAGAATGCCCCTTGGGGTGCCGCTTGGGTTGGAGAAGCTGGTGGAGCTTATCAGGGTGGCAGTCCTCATATTTCCTATACATTTATCAATAGTTTTTGGTAATCAAATCTATTTCgactttttttccctcttgaTTTGATTCGTCTCCATTTAAAcatgaagaaaagaacaatGCTCGAGTACTTACAGAATGAATTGAATGCATTAGGTACTTGGATCAGCTCGGGATGGCTTCAATGTACAATACAAAAGTATATTGTAGGCAGACTTTGATCGGTGGATTCTATGGTGTTATCAAATCCTCAANGATTGTGACTTTTGGCTTAAACGCTCTCTTGGGTAAGTACAAGACGCAAGGAATTCAATGGGAAGGAAATTGGAACTATAGCAATGCCGAGGCTTTNTCGACTCATGGGACCCCGCGTTCTCAAAATTGACAATAATGTCTCTTCCGACCTTCGTAGCTATGCCCATTGCTCGAGAGGAAGAGTAAGAAGttgtttttagatttaaataaattaaaacttNATACACGATAGagaataattatcaaataaattcatgGGAGTTCGGTAAGTTAAATCATTCAATTACTCTTGGTTGAGTCAACAACTTTAGTTCATGCTCACTGAGGCGTATGCCACTGCACAGGCAATGAACTGGCTGGACTTAATAGCATTGGTGCAAGTGTTACTGCTGCACAATATGCAAAAGACGTTATTAAGCTTCGAGAAATCATAGATCGTTTGTACAATAACTCCCAACAAAAACCTATGATTGTAGCACCTGGTGCATTCTTTGATGAGAAATGGTACGGGGAATTTCTTAGAAAAACTGGACCAGGAGTTGTCGACGTTCTCACTCATCATATATATAACATGGGTGCAGGTTTGGCTGCGATACTTACTACCATCCTCGTTATGCATTTTATGTATAAATCTTACTAAGTGTGTTTTTGGTTTGTAGGTGATGACCCCAAATTGATTTATAGGTTCGTTAATTCAACGTATCTTTCTCAAGTATCGAACACATTTGAACATCTTGAGAACGTGATTCAAAAGAATGCCCCTTGGGGTGCCGCTTGGGTTGGAGAAGCTGGTGGAGCTTATCAGGGTGGGAGTCCTCATATTTCCTATACATTTATCAATAGTTTTTGGTAATCAAATCTATTTCgactttttttccctcttgaTTTGATTCGTCTCCATTTAAAcatgaagaaaagaacaatGCTCGAGTACTTACAGAATGAATTGAATGCATTAGGTACTTGGATCAGCTCGGGATGGCTTCAATGTACAATACAAAAGTATATTGTAGGCAGACTTTGATCGGTGGATTCTATGGTGTTATCAAATCCTCAACTTTACTTCCTACGCCAGATTACTATGGGTAACCctttctaatttataaaaattatatcacTTCTTCTCCGGTCTTCAAATCATCTATCTTTAAACAAATTCTTACTTGGTtcgatattttctttttttgattaGTGCACTTCTCTTTCATCGACTCATGGGACCCCGCGTTCTCAAAATTGACAATAATGTCTCTTCCGACCTTCGTAGCTATGCCCATTGCTCGAGAGGAAGAGTAAGAAGttgtttttagatttaaataaattaaaactttatttgataccatttattgatcctaatttatcattttatgcAGACCGGTGTAACCTTGCTTTTCATCAATTTGAGCAATACAACCGACTTTATAATTGACGTTGAAAACAACATCAACCTGAGTTCAGGTAAGAGAAACGCTTCAAAAGgtcaaagaatgaaaatagatTCACCGAGAGAGGAATACCATTTGACACCAAAAGATGGTCTAGTTAGAAGTTCCACGGTGCTTTTAAATGGAAATCCATTGGAGACTACGAAAGAGGGAGACATACCAAATCTTCTACCTGTCTACCGTCAGAGTAACTCTTCTATACATATTGCTGGTTGGTCCATTGCTTTTATTGTCGTCCCTCACTTTGTAGCTCCAGCATGCAACTGATTCGGTTGCCACTCCTTTGTTTTAAGCCCACTCTTTGTGTTCTTGAGTCCCGTGAGCAACTAATTTTATCTTAGATGCACAAGAGTCATGtagtttcaaaaataatattttaaaagaaaaaacataatattgaATGCATCTTGTATTTATGCACTTCTCAATATTGTTATTACATGTTGACAATACGATGTATCcaaaccttaaattttaaccTTGAATTCTTCTATGATATAAGATTGATCCAAAATAAGTGTTAAACACATAAACCGATAATTTATGACACGTGGTAATGTGTAATATTCAGGGATTTTGACTTTCCCTATGAAAATATctacaagaaaaggaaaaaaaaaatcaagaaaagagGGAGAGTGAAGTTAGGGTTTGTGAAGGAAGAACAAAGAGGAAGTAGGGATAACGGGGTTTGTTTCAATCCAGCCTAGAAGATCGAAATCGATTGGGAATTCCCCGAGTGGTGAAAACTGAATATAATTGAGGAAGATCGGGTTTCGAATCGTTCGTTTCCACCAAGAATCGTTCAAGAACTCGAGGTAAGTCCTTGGGTATTTAGTCTTgggttattcttttttaagatTTGAGAGTTGTAGATGTCTTTAGGAACTGATTCCTGAGTGTGTTGTTCTAGGAGAGGAAGCATTGCGGATTTCTTGTTCATATTTGGTGGAAAACGTGTAGGAATCGAAGTTCTTTGAGATTTCAAAGCTCAATAAGGACTTGTAGTTTTTCGAAAGTTTGAACGCGTTGATTAGATTGTTATGTGNGTGGAAAACGTGTAGGAATCGAAGTTCTTTGAGATTTCAAAGCTCAATAAGGACTTGTAGTTTTTCGAAAGTTTGAACGCGTTGATTAGATTGTGTTGGGCTAAAAATTACTTTCGGAGCGCTGGATATGTGGTCTACAATTTTCGTGAAgaagcctaatcatttcaGATTACGAATTAGATGATATCAATatcgaaaaaagaaagtttgaaaatcGAAAAAACATAAAGCACTCCCTAGATTCTGGGCTTGTGCAGGCGAACGACGAATAAGTTGCACGAACATGTCAAGCAGTCGGTCGGAGAACGCGTCTAAATCAACCAAGAACATGTATcgtgttaggttatggagtcttCTGATTATTTATAGGTTACCCTGTTCTTAGCACAGTAAGGGTATATAAATGACATATACAATAAATGGTGAAGTATAGTAAATGGTCATAAATAGTAAACAATTTGTATAGTAAATGTAgtgtaaaactatatatacaGTTGATAATTAATATACATAGTAGATgactatatttggtaaagttatataaattaaaccgaaccatatatatactcCTTAGGCAGTGATGTAAAGATATACTTTCTACGTTATATGTCTTTACTGGTACTctacatacttgaagtcatcaatataaacctctATTCAATATTCTTCCTTACAGTTTTTCTATCTTGTTcgttgtgttcatctagatcgagtgtgtgttgttgtgcaATCCTAACATATCGTCCTACTTCTTGATAAACGTGTCGGACAATCTGTGGAGACGAGTCACTCAGACCCTACTCGATTCAAGCCCCATTCTCTCGACCCGCGATCAAACCCAACAACCCGTGCCTGACTCGAGTTGCCCCTAATCGGTTCTTAAGCTCCACGTGTTGCATCCACATAATTCGAGGGTATGTTGCATTTGCTGGGTTTTGAAGTGGGGTTCTGCCCGCACGCTGAATGTGCATGGAGCCTTGCGCATTTCGTTGGCAATGAACTGGCTGGACTTAATAGCATTGGTGCAAGTGTTACTGCTGCACAATATGCAAAAAACGTTATCAAGCTCCGAGAAATCATAGATCGTTTATACAATAACTCCCAACAAATACCTATGATTGTAGCACCTGGTGCATTCTTTGACGAGAAATGGTATGGGAAATTTCTTAGAAAAACTGGACGAGGAGTGGTCGATGTTCTCACTCATCATATATATAACATGGGTGCAGGTTTGGCTCCGATACTTACTACCATCCTCGTTAtgcattttatatataaatcttACTACGAGTACTGAGAGTGTGTTTTTGGTCTGTAGGTGATGACCCCAAATTGATTTATAGGTTCGTTAATTCAACGTATCTTTCTCAAGTATCAAGCACATTTGAACATCTTGAAAAAGTAATTCAAAAGAATGCTCCTTGGGGTGCtacctcggttggagaagcTGGTGGAGCTTATCAGGGTGGCCGTCCTCATCTTTCCTATACATTTATCAACAGTTTTTGGTAATCAANctttttcgattttttttttttttttttttcctcttgatttgatttgtcTCCCTTTAAATAGGAAGAAAAGAACCATGCTCGAGTATTTACAGAATGAACCTGGATCAGCTCGGAATGGCGTCAATGTACAATACAAAAGTATATTATAGACCAACTTTGATCGGTGGATTTTATGGTGTCATCAAATCCTCAACTTTACTTCCTAAGCCAGATTACTACGGGTAACTCa
This sequence is a window from Cucurbita pepo subsp. pepo cultivar mu-cu-16 chromosome LG19, ASM280686v2, whole genome shotgun sequence. Protein-coding genes within it:
- the LOC111781603 gene encoding heparanase-like protein 1, yielding MLHLLGFEVGFCPHAECAWSLAHFVGNELAGLNSIGASVTAAQYAKNVIKLREIIDRLYNNSQQIPMIVAPGAFFDEKWYGKFLRKTGRGVVDVLTHHIYNMGAGDDPKLIYRFVNSTYLSQVSSTFEHLEKVIQKNAPWGATSVGEAGGAYQGGRPHLSYTFINSFWYLDQLGMASMYNTKVYYRPTLIGGFYGVIKSSTLLPKPDYYGARLCHRLIGDGHKTQQWDPSVLKIENNVSSNLRSHAHCSRGRSGVTLLFINLSNATDFIIDVENNINLSLMKIDSPREEYHLTPKDGFVRSSTVLLNGNPLETTKEGDIPNLIPIYRHSNSSIHIAGWSIAFIVVPHFVAPACN